The stretch of DNA AGCATGGGGTTGGGGTGTCTGCCCCTTGCTGGGAATTTATTAGGGGGCGCTTTGGGGTTAGGGATACTGGcctttactggggggggggatattgggggaagttACCCCCCTGGGTTGGGTTGGTTCTTCCCATTTGGGGGCAGATATCTTGTTACTGGGGGGGCTGGGAATATTGGGGGAAGTTACCCCCCTGGGTTGGGTTGGTTCTGCCCATTTGGGGGCACATatcttattgggggggggggatattgggggaagttACCCCCCTGGGTTGGGTTGGTTCTGCCCATTTGGGGGCACATATCTtattgggggggggaatattggGGGAAGTTACCCCCCTGGGTTGGGTTGGTTCTGCCCATTTGGGGGCAGATATCttattattgggggggggggttgttagtTTCTGGGGTTCAGCTGCCAAGGTTGCTGGGAGACTGGGGtttatatatgggggggggcttGTAGAACTTTATGGGGGGCAGGACTGACTTTATCAGTGTTTATATGTGTAGAACATTTAGGGGGGGCGCTCTTTGAAATGTGTATTTTGGGGGGCTCATCTGCTACAACATAGTATTTTGTGGGTGCCCTTGTGCTGGGGCCAGTTTGGGGGGGCTGTACAAGCTGTAACTGGGGTGCCGCTAGAGTCTCTGCTTCTAGTTCTTATATATTAAATCTTAAtactttacaaaaatacaaaagtacaaaaatccCAATTATCTTCCCTAATTTGCCCCCCCTTTTTGGTGCTGGGTGCACATTTATATGTCTTACTGCTTTCTGGGGTTTGGGGGTGCTCCTGTGAAGTCGCCGGTAGGTcagtttctggggggggggtaatgttgTACTTGTTTCTGTTTGGGGGTGAATCTTTGGTAGAACTTGGGGATGTGGGGGCTTTGGGTGGGAGTAGTGCTGGAACTGGGGTCCTTACATTGAGGGGTGCTCCTCTGGGTTGGTTGGGGTTCACCGTTGCTTGGTGACCGACCTGGGAGGTTTCTCCTAGGGTTAAGGGGTTTGCATGGGTTCTTCAGGTTTGGGGGTGCCCTGCTGTTTGCTGCAGCTCAGCTACTTTACATTGACTCTTGAATGGGGTGTCCCTGGAGTTTTAGGGGTACAGTCTAGCAGCTGTGATCCAGTGTATTAGGGGTATATTGAGGGGGGGCTGTATTGACTCCAGTGTTGGGGTTCTCCCGGTGGTATTTGCTGGCGTGTGTGGGTGCCGGAGGTACGGTATCAGCAGGGGGGCACTCCCAGCTCCGGTGTGTGAGGCCCCGCCTACAGAGCCATAAACTGggtctctcctgcccccccccccgagaagTACAGTGACTGTGCCCACTCCCGGGGTGCCACTAGCCCTGTTTACAGCATATATAGGCAACTgttggtgttgctgaactacaaccccctGCTGCAGGCTGATAGTGCCGAACTGGCCAACAGCCCCGGCCGTGTTTACCCCCTATAGGTAGTCACCGGTCTAACGGCATTCCTTAGCCCTAGCCCCTACTGCGAGGGATTCCTGCTATTAACCCTTGCACGTCTGGGTTCCACCCAAAGCCTGTCCCACAGTCTCTCTGCAGCCTGGtctctatatacacatatatatgtctGGCTTTAGAGACGGAGAGGGGACACAGTAACGTCTGACCTAGTTCCTTGGCTCCCGGGGGACTCCCATTGGCTTAGCGGGAAGGGGGGGGATCCTGGTTAGTACTGTGTGGGGCAGTGCTTGGCCATTGCCATATTACTTTACTGAAGGTTCAAGTTTTAGGAgtgtgtatgtgccccccctcatATCTGCATATGTGCCCCCCCTCATATCTGCATATGTGCCCCCCCTCATATCTgcatatgtgcccccccctcataTCTGCATATGTGCCCCCCTCATATCTGCATATGTGCCCCCCTCCTATCTGCATGGGTCCCCCCCCCTCCTATCTGCATgggtcccccccccctcctatctgcatgggttccccccccctcctatctgcatgggttcccccccctcctatctgcatgggttccccccccctcctatctgcatgggttcccccccctcctatctgcatgggttcccccccctcctatctgcatgggttccccccccctcctatctgcatgggttccccccccctcctatctgcatgggttccccccccctcctatctgcatgggttcccaccccctcctatctgcatgggttcccaccccctcctatctgcatgggttcccaccccctcctatctgcatgggttcccaccccctcctatctgcatgggttcccaccccctcctatctgcatgggttcccaccccctcctatctgcatgggttcccaccccctcctatctgcatgggttcccaccccctcctatctgcatgggttcccaccccctcctatctgcatgggttcccaccccctcctatctgcatgggttcccaccccctcctatctgcatgggttcccaccccctcctatctgcatgggttcccaccccctcctatctgcatgggttcccacccccctcctatctgcatgggttcccccccccctcctatctGCATGGGTTTCCCCCCCTCCTATCTGCATGGGTTTCCCCCCCTCTATCTGCATgggttcccccccccctcctatctgcatgggttcccccccccctcctatctGCATGGGTTCCCCCCCCCTTCTGCAGGTTCCCCCCCCTCCTATCTGCATGGGTTCCCCCCCTCCTATCTGCATGGGTTCCCCCCCCCTCCTATCTGCATGGGTTCCCCCCCCCTCCTATCTGCATgggttcccccccccctcctatctgcatgggttccccccccccctcctatctgcatgggttccccccccctcctatctgcatgggttcccccccccccctcctatctGCATGGGTTCCCCCCCCTCCTATCTGCATGGGTCTCCCCGCAACCCCCGTTACATACAGACAGGTTTAGacatgtgtgtgaatgtgataatgaatttagattgtaagctccgctggggcggGGGCTGAACCCCTATGGAATGTGTAGaagcagtaaatatatatatatcctggttCCCCAGGGCTCGGGGGGCCTTGGCCGCTCTCAGTGGGAGTAGGAGCCGCGCTGGGTTCTGGCCCCCCCCATATTGTGTGAAAAGATGAAAATCCAAATTTGCATTCCCGTAGGTGTCGGCGGTAATTAATTTACGTTCTATTTTGGGCTCCCGGGCTCCCCACTAATTCACTCTCACGGCCGCACAACCCCGCGCCTTGTGGGTAACCCGCCGGCTAACAGGCCCCCGCTGTTATCCCCTGTACGGCACAGCCGCCATCAACTTACCCTTTATATACCTGCTCTTATACATACAGGGCAATTATTTACCCCTCCTGGGCGGCCTCAACTACTGACTCTGCTTGTTTTCTCTTTCACCCTGAATATTTGGTGGTAaatcataaatattatttatatctatattatgTACATAAatagcccagaacattccctctctgtatatttgtatttatacatatgggtagggggtgccatagtgtttcccttagacagtacagtatgggggtacagcttattgtgtgcccagaacattccttctctgtatatttgtatttatacatatgggtagggggtgccatagtgtttcccttagacagtacagtaggggggtacagcttattgtgtgcccagaacattccttctctgtatatttgtatttatacatatgggtaggaggtgccatagtgtttcccttagacagtacagtatgggggtacagcttattgtgtgcccagaacattccctctctgtatatttgtatttatacatatgggtagggggtgccatagtgtttcccttagacagtacagtatgggggtacagcttattgtgtgcccagaacattccttctctgtatatttgtatttatacatatgggtagggggtgccatagtgtttcccttagacagtacagtatgggggtacagcttattgtgtgcccagaacattccttctctgtatatttgtatttatacatatgggtaggaggtgccatagtgtttcccttagacagtacagtatggggtacagcttattgtgtgcccagaacattccttctctgtatatttgtatttatacatatgggagggaggtgccatagtgtttgccttagacagtacagtatgggggtacagcttattgtgtgcccagaacattccctctctgtatatttgtatttatacatatgggagggaggtgccatagtgtttcccttagacagtacagtatgggggtacagcttattgtgtgcccagaacattccttctctgtatatttgtatttatacatatgggtagggggtgccatagtgtttcccttagacagtacagtatgggggtacagcttattgtgtgcccagaacattccctctctgtatatttgtatttatacatatgggtagggggtgccatagtgtttcccttagacagtacagtatgggggtacagctgtaGTTATTACTTTACTTTAGAGAAGTGCTGGCCCTTTAAGTAGCCTGGATTCCAGAGCCCTGACAAGTTATAACTAGTGGAGGAGTATAATCCGGCAGCCCCCATACTGCAGACAGGGAATCTGTATCAGTCTGTGGTGTTATGTGTTTAGGTCAGGCCTGACCTGCTCTTTCCATGTTGTGGGCCAATTAACTGACATACTATAGGTTTGTGGGCCAGATTATTTAATAATGATGTCATACACAGCGCCCTGTCCAGCCCAGAGGCACAGAACTGGAAAATACCATGGCGGCCCCACATCTGTCCTTTGGGCTTCCAGCTGGATGGGCTGTGAGTTAGGGCCTGGCATATTGTGTAGTGACATTGGCCTGTGCTTCACTATAAATACAGCGTAGCCATAGCCAcacaactataaacccagtgagaatggggaatgaatgggtattggggagttgtatcaggagtcagaaccagcagtgcagggaagggaaagggacaggcacagtgacagttacacataactataaacccagtgagaatggggaatgaatggatattggggagttgtatcaggagtcagaaccagcagtgcagggaagggaaagggacagacacagtgacagttacacataactataaacccagtgagaatggggaatgaatggatattggggagttgtatcaggagtcagaaccagcagtgcagggaagggaaagggacagacacagtgacagttacacataactataaacccagtgagaatgaggaatgaatgggtattggggagttgtatcaggagtcagaaccagcagggaaagggacagacacagtgacagttacacataactataaacccagtgagaatgaggaatgaatgggtattggggagttgtatcaggagtcagaaccagcagtgcagggaagggaaagggacaggcacagtgacagttacacataactataaacccagtgagaatgaggaatgaatggatattggggagttgtatcaggagtcagaaccagcagtgcagggaagagaaagggacagacacagtgacagttacacataactataaacccagtgagaatgaggaatgaatggatattggggagttgtatcaggagtcagaaccagcagtgcagggaagggaaagggacagacacagtgacagttacacataactataaacccagtgagaatgaggaatgaatggatattggggagttgtatcaggagtcagaaccagcagtgcagggaagggaaagggacagacacagtgacagttacacataactataaacccagtgagaatgaggaatgaatggatattggggagttgtatcaggagtcagaaccagcagtgcagggaagggaaagggacaggcacacagTGAATGGGTACTGGGGGAGGTGTTTGGATTTAGATTTTCATATTTTGGGGTTTCCTTCCCGTAAGAGGGTAATATCACCAGCCAATCAGCTTGGTGCCAGGAGGCAGGTGTTGATTATCAGAGTTCTGTAACTGGATGTGAGAATgaaatcgcccccccccccccccccccccccccccccccccccagtgccaatCCAATGGAACGCTCCGGCGCAGGTGTTAATTGTTCCAGTTATGGGGCCGAGGGTGTAAATTGTTGTGTTGTGAAACCCAAGAACATCgggaagctgcttagaattagacTTTCTGTAATTAGGCAGAATGTCTTTGGCTCAAGTTCCCCTTTAGGTCTGGATTTCTGTAATGAATTATTTTAGTCTCTAGCTTTGCCTAATGCTGGTTTTGGGATCAAGTAATCTCCTGTACTATCTGTATTTTTATTGGCTCTACCCGTGACAGATGTACGTCTTGTGTTATCAGCTACTGACTGTCcttccacatactgtatattgtgtccATAAATACTCCCTTATCTACTGcagcactatggcacctccctcccttatgtataagtacaaatatacagagaaggaatgttctgggcacacaataagctgtacccccatactgtactgtctaagggaaacactatggcaccccctacccatatgtataaatacaaatatacagagaaggaatgctctgggcacacaataagctgtacccccatactgtactgtctaagggaaacactatggcaccccctacccatatgtataaatacaaatatacagagagggaatgttctgggcacacaataagctgtacccccatactgtactgtctaagggaaacactatggcaccccctacccatatgtataaatacaaatatacagagagggaatgttctgggcacacaataagctgtgacTCTTAACAGAAGCCTTTCCTATTTGTACCTGATTAATACTGCTAATAATTATGCATTAGGTAGGGGCCAGTATTTAAGTGCACACCACTTTATTTAAATTCAGGTTTTTGGCTCTGAGGGGGAGACTCTGTTCCGCACAATGTTGTAGAAACGAGCAGATGAAGATGTCATTTAAGATCTATAAAATTGCATTAATGCAGTGAGAACTGTTGGAATGTAAATGAGACTTCATGCATATCAATTGCCTGTTTATGGAAGAGGAGAAAAATGGGAACAATatactttcctttctttttaaCCAATTTTACTGGAAAACCCAGAATCTTTctgagtgagtgcttatttgtgccctgggtacccctggaactatagcggggtgactgttaccccaatgtttctataaatctgtaaccttgttatgggctaagggggcccagcctgaaggccagttagggggggatttggggtgagtgcttatttgtgccctgggtacccctggaactatagcagggtgactgttaccccaatgtttctatatatctgtaaccttgttatgggctaagggggcccagcctgaaggccagttagggggggatttggggtgagtgcttatttgtgccctgggtacccctggaactatagcagggtgactgttaccccaatgtttctatatatctgtaaccttgttatgggctaagggggcccagcctgaaggccagttagggggggatttggggtgagtgcttatttgtgccctgggtacccctggaactatagcggggtgactgttaccccaatgtttctatatatctgtaaccttgttatgggctaagggggcccagcctgaaggccagttagggggggatttggggtgagtgcttatttgtgccctgggtacccctggaactatagcggggtgactgttaccccaatgtttctatatatctgtaaccttgttatgggctaagggggcccagcctgaaggccagttagggggggatttggggtgagtgcttatttgtgccctgggtacccctggaactatagcagggtgactgttaccccaatgtttctatatatctgtaaccttgttatgggctaagggggcccagcctgaaggccagttagggggggatttggggtgagtgcttatttgtgccctgggtacccctggaactatagcagggtgactgttaccccaatgtttctatatatctgtaaccttgttatgggctaagggggcccagcctgaaggccagttagggggggatttggggtgagtgcttatttgtgccctgggtacccctggaactatagcggggtgactgttaccccaatgtttctatatatctgtaaccttgttatgggctaagggggcccagcctgaaggccagttagggggggatttggggtgagtgcttatttgtgccctgggtacccctggaactatagcggggtgactgttaccccaatgtttctatatatctgtaaccttgttatgggctaagggggcccagcctgaaggccagttagggggggatttggggtgagtgcttatttgtgccctgggtacccctggaactatagcggggtgactgttaccccaatgtttctatatatctgtaaccttgttatgggctaagggggcccagcctgaaggccagttagggggggatttggggtgagtgcttatttgtgccctgggtacccctggaactatagcggggtgactgttaccccaatgtttctatatatctgtaaccttgttatgggctaagggggcccagcctgaaggccagttaggggggggatttggggtgagtgcttatttgtgccctgggtacccctggaactatagcagggtgactgttaccccaatgtttctatatatctgtaaccttgttatgagataCATTGGTATATTTAATACTAAGCAACGAGCGCTGGAATAAACAATCCTGTAAATGGAAATGGTACAAAATAGTTTTACGTAAAATCAAATTCACTTTCACCTTAAGAGTTCACAAAAAACAAACTTGACCCAAAGGTTCTGTTTACCTTAAACACATTGCCCAAACACACTGGATTGTGTCCATACGTTTCTAGGCCGGAGGTTGTTTTCCCTGGGATGAAAGCGACCGCGCCGtaaatttatttttcaaacaaaaacaaatctttGGTTTGGGATAATAAGTAACAGTTGGTGAAGAaatagcatatttataaataaaataatatattttacaccAGTTTAGAGGTGCTGCGTCCCCCATTAAAGCCAACGGATTGGGGGAACCAATTCTTCCGAAGTCGGCGCCAGTTTTTACGCCTTTATAATGCTTTCGAGCTGGCAGTCAGGCAACTGCCACCTCCCGATCAATGGACGAGGGATCTCGGGTATATAAATGTGCACCAGTGAGGCTGGTTACGTGTAGTTACTGAAGCCGACAGATTGTGTATGAAATCCCTGTACAGCGACTGGAGAGTAGAGCCAAGAGGAGCAGACGGACAGAGCGGGACACGGGGCTGCAGCTGCACTTTCTGGAGTTTCtccaatattatttatattactgcCTGTTTATCTGGCACAGCGGCACGGGCACTGCCTGGCATTGTATGGCACCGAGCTGCTGGTACAGCCACATGCAGTAATGACTGATCCACAGGGAACAGCAATGGGGAAAAGGGAAtacaaagcaaagtcaatgtgctataatatatatatattctgcaagaGTATtaaaggggtacccagggtacaaataagcactcaccccaaatcccccctaactggccttcaggctgggcccccttagcccataacaaggttacagatatatagaaacattggggtaacagtcaccccgctatagttccaggggtacccagggcacaaataagcactcaccccaaatccccccctaactggccttcaggctgggcccccttagcccataacaaggttacagatatatagaaacattggggtaacagtcaccccgctatagttccaggggtacccagggcacaaataagcactcaccccaaatccccccctaactggccttcaggctgggcccccttagcccataacaaggttacagatatatagaaacattggggtaagtcaccccgctatagttccagaggtacccagggcataaataagcactcaccccaaatccccccctaactggccttcaggctgggcccccttagcccataacaaggttacagatatatagaaacattggggtaacagtcaccccgctatagttccaggggtacccagggcacaaataagcactcaccccaaatccccccctaactggccttcaggctgggcccccttagcccataacaaggttacagatatatagaaacattggggtaacagtcaccccgctatagttccaggggtacccagggcacaaataagcactcaccccaaatccccaccTAACTGgttttcaggctgggcccccttagcccataacaaggttacagatatatagaaacattggggtaacagtcaccccgctatagttccaggggtacccagggcacaaataagcactcaaccCAAATTCCCCCCTTACTGGCTTTCATGCCTAACGTTTTAGAAACTTGGCAAACTCTTGCATGTGTCGGTCGTGAGGAGTAAACTTTTGTcctttattttacatgtttttgcaATATAGATTATTCTTTATTGTCTATTGTTCTTGAAATTGTTGAATAAGTGACTAGAGCGTCATGGCCGCCGGTTGGTTAGTTTGGCCTATAGAGGAAGCGTTGGGTTATGCAAATGGTGGTTTCCCCCCGGTTTTCGCAAGGGCCATGCTGTAAGGGCGAGTTTACGGTTATAATCTTTTTGCAAtacatgtttttaatggtttGTTTTTCTCCTTCGTTTGCAGATACCTGTGCAGAAGACAACATGGACAGCAACAGCTACATTCAGTTTGACGTTCCGGAGTACAGCAGCACTGTTCTAAACCAACTCAACGAGCTGCGGATGCAAGGGAAACTCTGCGACATTGTCGTCCACATTCAGGGTCAGCCGTTCCGCGCACACAAAGCGGTGCTGGCAGCCAGTTCTCCTTACTTCCGAGACCATTCGGCACTGAGTACCATGAGTGGCTTATCGATATCGGTTATCAAGAACCCCAACGTCTTCGATCAGTTGCTTTCCTTCTGCTACACTGGAAGAATGTCTGTGCAGTTAAAGGACGTTGTAAGCTTTCTAACAGCAGCCAGCTTTCTCCAAATGCAGTGCGTCATCGATAAATGCACCCACATACTGGAGACCATCCACTCAAAAATCAGCGTGGTGGAGGTCAACTCGGCCCCTGGTGAAGACGGGCTAAGCGGTCAGAATGGCGTCAAAGACGACAGCTATTTTGCTAACCCGGTAGAAATATCCCCTCCTTACTGCGGGACGGTCCGACACACTATCATAGGCAGCGATTCAAAGATGGAAGCCATATCCAGCAAAACGCTAAGAAGCCGATCCCAGGAGGAGGGCCATTCAGACAGAGGGAGCAGCGGCAGTATCTCGGAACACGAGATTCAGATCGAAGGCGATCCCGACCAAGTCGACATTCGAGAGAACCAAATCACCGAGGTGAAAGTAAAAACGGAGAAATCCGACCGGCCAAGCTGCTCCGATAGCTCTTCTCTTGGCGACGACGGCTATCACACGGAATTGGTCGACGGCGAGCAAGTGGTGGCTGTGAATGTAGGCTCCTACGGGTCCGTGTTGCAACACACATATCCCTATTCACAAGCTGCTTCCCAGGCCAGCAACATATCCGAGTCCTATGGAAACATAAGCAACTCCAGCCCTTCCAGGTCGTTGCTAAACTGTTACCGGGGAGGCCGGGCACGGCAAAAGAGAACTTCCAACGTGCCCAGCGACATACAAAATGTGATACAAAGCTCCGAAAGTGAAACGGTGGTCAGCACCCCAAGCTACGAGACCAGTCCGCGTGAAAAATCGGGCAGGGGCTACTGGCACCCCTACAACGAAAGACTCATCTGTATCTACTGCGGCAAGACCTTCAACCAAAAAGGCAGCCTCGACCGACACATGCGCCTGCATATGGGAATTACCCCTTTCGTGTGCAAGTACTGCGGGAAGAAATACACGCGGAAAGACCAGCTGGAATATCACATACGAGGGCACACAGACGACAAGCCCTTCAAATGCGAGGTGTGCGGCAAATGCTTCCCTTTCCAGGGCACTCTGAATCAACACTTAAGGAAAAACCATCCTGCCGTGGCGGAGGTCCGAAACCGCATGGAGTCGCCCGAGAGAACAGACGCGTACCTGGAGCAAAGTAACGATGCTTCCGAGGCAAATATTGACTCAAACGTTGAAATTCACACAGTGTCTACCAGCCCCGAATAACCATTATGTTGCCACGAGGGCATAAGTGTACAAAGCACATATATAACATTAATCAATGCATAGTTTTCCCCTCTCTGCTTCTTTGGTGATGTATCTCTCGCGCAAACGAGAGCTACTCTTCAcgatttgatttttatttttttggggggcggGGGAATGGTTTCATGACGAGATGGAAAATTTTGGGAGATACGCTAAAAAATTTAGGTTTCCCTTTACTTTTTGacctttttggtttttttttcattgtcctttttgcttttttaagGAGACAGGGTACGTTTGCACTCCTGAAGAAGcgtaaaaaaaaggtttggggggggttggggaatgtgaATGAAATTGGTGATTTGATACTATTTTAACAAAACTCAAGTATTTCAAGTTGTCTGTCTACAGTTTTTGAGGATAACCTGTACTGCCAAGGTGCAAATGTTGCCTTTACCAATACAAACACCGTGTTATCAAACCTGCACTTAATGGGCGTAGAGGTCGGTGCTCCATTTTTTAGACAGGATTATACACTTCATTGTAACCGTATCTGTTATAAGCTTCCAGTTTTTACTTTGGACAATGAAGAACTGCTCTTATTTTATAGCTCGTTTTCAATCCTGAGTGGCCGGCGCCTCGTGTTGGATCGGGGGCCATGACGGCGCCCATTGC from Xenopus tropicalis strain Nigerian chromosome 8, UCB_Xtro_10.0, whole genome shotgun sequence encodes:
- the zbtb34 gene encoding zinc finger and BTB domain-containing protein 34 isoform X1 — translated: MANSRSRRRSCAEEFGEYSLPRLSPEDTCAEDNMDSNSYIQFDVPEYSSTVLNQLNELRMQGKLCDIVVHIQGQPFRAHKAVLAASSPYFRDHSALSTMSGLSISVIKNPNVFDQLLSFCYTGRMSVQLKDVVSFLTAASFLQMQCVIDKCTHILETIHSKISVVEVNSAPGEDGLSGQNGVKDDSYFANPVEISPPYCGTVRHTIIGSDSKMEAISSKTLRSRSQEEGHSDRGSSGSISEHEIQIEGDPDQVDIRENQITEVKVKTEKSDRPSCSDSSSLGDDGYHTELVDGEQVVAVNVGSYGSVLQHTYPYSQAASQASNISESYGNISNSSPSRSLLNCYRGGRARQKRTSNVPSDIQNVIQSSESETVVSTPSYETSPREKSGRGYWHPYNERLICIYCGKTFNQKGSLDRHMRLHMGITPFVCKYCGKKYTRKDQLEYHIRGHTDDKPFKCEVCGKCFPFQGTLNQHLRKNHPAVAEVRNRMESPERTDAYLEQSNDASEANIDSNVEIHTVSTSPE
- the zbtb34 gene encoding zinc finger and BTB domain-containing protein 34 isoform X2, which translates into the protein MDSNSYIQFDVPEYSSTVLNQLNELRMQGKLCDIVVHIQGQPFRAHKAVLAASSPYFRDHSALSTMSGLSISVIKNPNVFDQLLSFCYTGRMSVQLKDVVSFLTAASFLQMQCVIDKCTHILETIHSKISVVEVNSAPGEDGLSGQNGVKDDSYFANPVEISPPYCGTVRHTIIGSDSKMEAISSKTLRSRSQEEGHSDRGSSGSISEHEIQIEGDPDQVDIRENQITEVKVKTEKSDRPSCSDSSSLGDDGYHTELVDGEQVVAVNVGSYGSVLQHTYPYSQAASQASNISESYGNISNSSPSRSLLNCYRGGRARQKRTSNVPSDIQNVIQSSESETVVSTPSYETSPREKSGRGYWHPYNERLICIYCGKTFNQKGSLDRHMRLHMGITPFVCKYCGKKYTRKDQLEYHIRGHTDDKPFKCEVCGKCFPFQGTLNQHLRKNHPAVAEVRNRMESPERTDAYLEQSNDASEANIDSNVEIHTVSTSPE